A part of Myxococcales bacterium genomic DNA contains:
- a CDS encoding NAD(P)/FAD-dependent oxidoreductase: MKKLSLIFILASMLVACFSIKQQPIHRGQHFIVIGCSSAGYFAVKELEKLAPDSVITCIDQDADQSYKRTSLAALVSGKKTSSDIEMLPPISKEKIFFDGKVIAINRAQKKIILANKQEINYDKLLITTGTHPLAPAHLEHVFLLPNVVHFNSQGDVRAISKIISTKKRVLIVGTGLRSLELADALSHIKPPLTISLLARNNRFLGTKSDSRADKFIMQRALAKGINLINDGQIENIFRHVNDGLKVKMSDGSIIETDLVIFAIGNRPNSELAKAAGLALTKNNGIKTDTYLNTSDPHIFAAGDVASFIDPLSKEYIQSSKWLAAKEQGIVAAHNMLGQKKSYTLNPPSYASSFFELSIFTAGSVRENKFDNNSFIDVSPHHYFRVILKNQRIKAFIFLWEKNHKKPDILFIKNKFIAQSPIGMNELKEKLLNFAKK, translated from the coding sequence GTGAAAAAATTATCGCTCATCTTTATTTTAGCCTCTATGCTTGTTGCTTGTTTTTCCATAAAGCAACAACCTATTCATCGAGGACAACATTTTATAGTGATTGGGTGCTCTTCTGCTGGCTATTTTGCCGTAAAAGAGCTTGAGAAACTTGCTCCAGATTCCGTTATCACCTGCATCGATCAGGATGCAGATCAAAGCTACAAAAGAACTTCACTTGCAGCACTTGTGAGCGGAAAGAAAACTTCCTCTGATATAGAAATGCTCCCGCCGATATCAAAAGAAAAAATTTTTTTTGATGGCAAAGTTATCGCTATAAACAGAGCGCAAAAAAAAATTATATTGGCAAACAAACAAGAAATTAATTACGACAAACTTCTTATCACTACAGGAACTCACCCATTAGCTCCTGCTCACCTTGAACACGTGTTTTTATTGCCAAATGTTGTGCACTTTAACTCTCAAGGAGATGTTCGAGCTATTTCAAAAATTATCAGCACAAAAAAACGGGTGTTGATCGTTGGTACAGGTTTACGATCACTTGAGCTTGCCGATGCACTCTCTCACATAAAACCTCCTCTCACCATAAGCTTACTCGCGCGCAACAATAGATTTCTAGGTACAAAGAGCGATAGTCGTGCTGATAAATTTATTATGCAACGTGCTTTGGCCAAAGGAATTAATTTGATTAATGATGGTCAAATTGAGAATATCTTTCGCCACGTCAACGATGGTCTTAAAGTGAAGATGAGCGATGGGAGCATAATTGAAACAGATCTCGTCATATTTGCCATTGGAAATCGCCCCAATAGTGAACTTGCTAAAGCCGCAGGTCTAGCGCTTACAAAAAATAATGGCATCAAGACTGATACTTATCTCAACACCAGCGATCCACATATTTTTGCTGCCGGCGACGTTGCAAGTTTTATTGATCCATTAAGCAAAGAATATATTCAAAGCAGCAAATGGCTTGCAGCTAAAGAGCAAGGAATTGTAGCCGCACATAACATGCTTGGGCAAAAGAAATCTTATACTCTTAATCCTCCATCCTATGCTTCATCTTTTTTTGAATTGAGCATTTTTACAGCGGGATCTGTTCGAGAAAATAAATTTGATAATAATTCATTTATTGATGTTTCGCCCCACCATTATTTTCGGGTGATATTAAAAAACCAACGCATAAAAGCATTTATTTTTTTATGGGAAAAAAACCACAAAAAACCAGATATTCTATTCATCAAAAATAAATTCATCGCTCAATCTCCAATCGGAATGAATGAACTCAAAGAAAAACTTCTCAATTTTGCAAAAAAATAG
- the gcvH gene encoding glycine cleavage system protein GcvH: protein MTKIIPDDRLFSEEHEWVKIQGDEAIFGISDYAQSCLGDVVYVELPDCGKEIDQGKAIGVVESVKAVSDIFAPLSGTVLAVNHTIIDTPEQINRDPYGEGWMLKIKLHDPSQSKKLLNSKAYEELLEKEAK, encoded by the coding sequence ATGACAAAAATAATTCCTGATGATCGGCTTTTTAGCGAAGAGCATGAATGGGTAAAAATTCAAGGTGATGAAGCAATCTTTGGAATCAGTGACTATGCTCAAAGTTGCTTGGGCGATGTAGTGTATGTAGAACTGCCTGACTGCGGAAAAGAAATTGACCAAGGAAAAGCTATCGGAGTTGTTGAAAGTGTTAAAGCTGTGAGCGATATTTTTGCTCCACTCTCTGGAACAGTACTGGCTGTCAATCACACGATTATCGATACGCCCGAACAGATCAATAGAGACCCTTATGGCGAAGGATGGATGTTAAAAATTAAACTACATGATCCAAGTCAAAGCAAAAAATTGCTTAATAGCAAGGCTTACGAAGAACTGCTTGAAAAAGAAGCTAAATAA
- the glmS gene encoding glutamine--fructose-6-phosphate transaminase (isomerizing): MCGIVGYIGEQNAKTIIIKGLERLEYRGYDSSGIAINENNSFVTLKKTVGKLGALKNHIENLNLNGHQAIGHTRWATHGAPSDVNAHPHKYGRVSVVHNGIIENFSELKHRLQTKGHNFSSSTDTEVVAHILNSLLDEGIEMLSALQRISDILRGTYSLGILLDGDNERLYFIKNGSPLIVARGDNESFFASDQMALVDFKPDYYPLKDGDYGFISKTTVEIYDLLGKRKDCHFLPLKAQAENIERMGHKHFMHKEIFEQPEVIERVLLGRIKNGLIDLDNFGLKFEGMKHISRIHIIACGSSYIAGLIAKPALETALGIPVEVEIASEYRYRTTLSNSSTLVIAISQSGETADTLAALDKALSEGALCVSVCNVLGSAIPRVCENSGGNLYLNAGPEISVASTKAFLAQVVALKLLTLALEKYFTPQSPHEESQKVQAFFQLKNAIMHMLEQDEAISKIAFALMHQPRMLFLGRGELLPVALEGALKMKELSYIFAEGYAAGELKHGPIATIDPQMPVVIAFSNDILGVKTLSNLFEVKARGACVISVAPKNAVDVQEASDYFIPLEHCDEFLLPILATVPLQLLAYHLSNHKGIDVDKPRNLAKSVTVE; this comes from the coding sequence ATGTGTGGAATTGTTGGATACATTGGAGAACAGAATGCAAAAACCATTATCATTAAGGGGCTCGAACGTCTAGAATATCGAGGTTATGATTCTTCGGGTATCGCAATAAATGAAAATAATTCTTTTGTCACTTTAAAAAAAACTGTTGGTAAACTTGGAGCGCTTAAAAACCATATTGAAAACCTCAATCTTAATGGCCACCAGGCCATTGGCCATACTCGCTGGGCCACCCATGGAGCCCCAAGCGATGTCAATGCTCACCCACACAAATACGGACGCGTTTCGGTAGTTCATAACGGTATTATTGAAAATTTTAGCGAATTAAAACATCGCCTGCAGACGAAGGGGCATAACTTCTCTTCTTCCACCGATACCGAAGTAGTTGCCCACATTCTCAATAGCCTATTAGATGAGGGCATCGAGATGCTCAGTGCTCTGCAACGTATCAGCGATATTTTACGCGGTACCTACTCTTTGGGAATTTTGCTCGATGGTGATAATGAGCGCCTCTATTTTATAAAAAATGGTTCTCCTCTCATTGTTGCTCGGGGAGATAATGAATCTTTTTTTGCATCCGATCAAATGGCTTTGGTTGATTTTAAGCCTGATTATTATCCGCTCAAAGACGGCGATTATGGTTTTATCAGTAAAACAACTGTAGAGATTTATGACCTTTTAGGAAAACGCAAAGATTGCCACTTTTTACCCCTCAAAGCTCAAGCCGAGAATATTGAACGCATGGGCCATAAACATTTTATGCATAAAGAAATTTTTGAACAGCCCGAAGTCATCGAACGTGTACTTTTAGGACGTATTAAAAATGGATTAATCGATCTTGATAATTTTGGACTGAAATTCGAAGGGATGAAACACATAAGTCGCATTCATATTATTGCATGCGGCAGCTCATACATAGCCGGGCTCATCGCTAAACCTGCTTTGGAAACTGCTTTAGGTATTCCTGTCGAAGTAGAAATTGCCAGTGAATATCGCTATCGCACAACACTTAGCAATAGCTCAACCTTGGTAATAGCTATTTCTCAATCAGGAGAAACCGCTGATACGCTAGCTGCATTGGACAAAGCCCTAAGTGAAGGCGCTTTATGCGTGTCAGTTTGTAATGTATTGGGCTCAGCTATTCCTCGTGTTTGCGAAAATAGTGGAGGAAATCTCTATCTCAATGCTGGACCCGAAATATCCGTTGCATCTACCAAAGCATTTTTGGCACAAGTAGTAGCTTTGAAATTATTAACCTTAGCCTTGGAAAAATATTTTACTCCTCAATCTCCTCATGAAGAATCACAAAAGGTTCAGGCTTTTTTTCAATTAAAAAACGCAATTATGCACATGCTTGAACAAGATGAAGCTATAAGCAAAATTGCTTTTGCTCTCATGCACCAACCGCGAATGTTATTTTTGGGACGAGGAGAACTTTTACCGGTAGCGCTAGAGGGAGCTTTGAAAATGAAAGAACTCTCCTATATTTTTGCCGAAGGTTATGCTGCGGGAGAACTGAAGCACGGACCCATAGCCACTATCGATCCACAGATGCCTGTTGTCATTGCTTTTTCCAATGATATTTTGGGAGTCAAAACATTAAGCAATCTTTTTGAAGTCAAAGCTCGTGGTGCTTGTGTAATTTCCGTTGCCCCTAAAAATGCAGTTGATGTACAAGAAGCTTCCGATTACTTTATTCCCCTAGAACATTGTGATGAATTCCTTTTGCCTATTCTTGCAACTGTTCCCTTGCAATTATTGGCTTACCACCTGAGTAATCACAAAGGTATTGACGTGGACAAACCAAGAAATTTGGCTAAAAGTGTCACCGTTGAATAA
- a CDS encoding YheC/YheD family protein, whose amino-acid sequence MKIYKNFVFLSFLIFLLSPFLAHALEQETTDKPEFVFAILATYRTRENLVDKALEQNILAYNINFNSEIDFEKGVMRKVFQRDKNKRWIRASEAPLPDVVYDFGVYKNNPKNKEKAKLLKAQLHDLGIPFINPETDTMEPVNNKRLFAKIMAKNNIPHPKTHTFSKRNLKNMYKKYDQLYIKPTFGSKGYGIITIEKSPNLSTFSIGYKIKNKKEKKWVTIREENINKKKLYAKVSEARKKIKQTNARYIIQQGILTYKYQDKLTDFRFNVQRGELGVQKVSGYQMRIGGNLAQGGRPGNSQIVLQPLELDKDIDHGDLIQKCNHIAILTATALEKKLKQKIGDIGIDIVLDTAGNPYVVEANGKNGFMSTYIEKNPQVDTLFGLPPALEECKQLDGAHEDALLEYARFLSQSSKDFASSNS is encoded by the coding sequence ATGAAAATTTATAAAAATTTTGTTTTCCTAAGTTTTCTTATCTTTTTGTTGAGCCCCTTTTTGGCTCATGCTCTCGAACAGGAAACTACAGATAAACCTGAATTTGTCTTTGCTATTTTGGCTACTTATCGGACACGAGAGAATCTCGTCGATAAAGCGCTGGAACAAAATATTCTTGCCTACAATATAAATTTCAATTCTGAAATAGATTTTGAAAAAGGCGTTATGAGAAAAGTTTTCCAACGAGATAAAAATAAGCGCTGGATAAGGGCAAGTGAGGCTCCCTTACCAGATGTTGTCTATGATTTTGGTGTGTATAAAAATAATCCCAAAAATAAAGAAAAAGCCAAACTTCTCAAAGCTCAGCTCCATGATTTAGGTATTCCTTTTATTAATCCAGAAACAGACACAATGGAACCTGTCAACAATAAACGTTTGTTTGCTAAAATCATGGCAAAAAATAATATTCCTCATCCGAAAACACATACATTTTCTAAAAGAAATCTAAAAAATATGTATAAAAAATATGACCAACTCTACATAAAACCAACTTTTGGCAGCAAAGGATACGGCATCATAACTATTGAAAAATCTCCAAATTTATCGACTTTTTCTATTGGGTATAAAATAAAAAATAAAAAAGAAAAAAAATGGGTAACTATTCGAGAAGAGAATATTAACAAGAAAAAACTCTATGCCAAGGTCAGTGAAGCTCGAAAAAAAATCAAGCAAACTAACGCTCGCTATATCATTCAACAAGGAATACTCACTTATAAATATCAGGACAAGTTAACAGACTTTCGCTTTAATGTGCAACGCGGGGAGCTCGGAGTGCAAAAGGTAAGTGGATATCAGATGCGTATAGGAGGTAACTTGGCTCAAGGTGGAAGACCTGGAAACAGTCAAATCGTTCTACAACCTCTAGAACTAGACAAAGATATAGATCACGGAGATCTTATCCAGAAGTGCAATCACATCGCGATTCTCACCGCGACTGCTTTAGAAAAAAAACTAAAACAAAAAATTGGTGATATTGGAATCGATATTGTGTTGGATACAGCAGGAAATCCATACGTCGTCGAAGCTAATGGTAAGAATGGCTTTATGAGTACCTATATAGAAAAAAACCCACAAGTTGACACCCTATTTGGTCTTCCTCCAGCACTAGAAGAATGTAAACAGCTTGATGGAGCTCACGAAGATGCCCTCCTTGAGTATGCTCGCTTCCTATCACAAAGCAGCAAGGATTTTGCTAGCAGTAATTCTTAA
- a CDS encoding aldehyde dehydrogenase family protein, with amino-acid sequence MACKLGQGNVINGSFKEGSIALESKNPSSNYVPVFRTTTDVSHVNEAVEAAKNSMKSWDYIGLEKRIEYLMRLKEVFQKNEAQIAQAISDEMGKIKSEALTEAKSLSARIDLMINHGLERIQDESLYQLRSQTRHHKQGVLAVIGPYNFPAHLVNAHVIPSLLSGNTVVIKPSEICPQVGEIYAQCFLQAQFPKGVVNMVQGDGSIAHKLSIHPHIDGVLFTGSYNTGRKIQEALLDQPHKIIALELGGKNFSVVMDDAHIEQALFEIIQGSFLTTGQRCTATSRVLVQQNIFEQFRALLIDVSKKLKPDTENNQAMFGPLATKQALEKFQRGLIRAKEEGVEVLLESQVLEGGAFVTPSIYQVCGEHPIGGYLSEELFGPNIALESFQNLDQAIVRINQSPYGLSNSLFSIDQSNFEKMYSETKCGVLNFNRSTNGAYGQMPFGGVNKSGNQRPAGIDAVRYTTYPVALTSLAYGESSASSELKKLLNDSALSHTRVNIINTRHEIEKIFELFGINSEAAAQNKLIYLKNSFADFKEFSHEFYIGISKIFADAVVIDEKYLKFNLNFIKNADDCINNLKKYLEEVCAKTGLNISKYKPLKIAIPKDMQIPRSRAMLDRLYQGNFVPKEKKAPVADLYRSRGAYLASVDDEPLILFDAASQIATIGAGFNADTLQNSYDRGDFDGELAQNYDLSNQENDLSDAAYNAVLAKKQLEDFLHHQSDHIFKSVSYGASGAEANEISFDLCRQHGPGGTRIIAFEGAFHGRTIMALQATYNKEKRGPFMFEGFEAHFVPFPKMDDITEQPKVNLDHLRDLSLGIIPQVEDSDSLLDLEIHSLRRVKEEVEHGNICAVIVEPMQCEGGDRYASYRFFNYLRALTRGLKVPLIFDEVQTGFHLGQKFFWHQQFDLKDANGKRDYPDCISLGKKAQLGIVMSVWDNHRDYSPHVIQLKRGLLQAKVITTSMAITTEAQAKKELKRLQENFPDLVQNTRACGFAFAFDMPTSKLANDLINQRFERGFMAYIAGEKTLRFRLNMTTGEQIINSLFKKLFVALVDMQEGHSFKRTAVPIINDEDDLVQLGEVELIELTTGNFDDHIDEIHAIEKNTYEEGRRDSMDKLREWLSYESSLGLLVKCKHEGHSFVGGYIIGGPLEYANIDGPLQDSMRNKNNTFYSANLSVDPRVRGRGLGRILKNEQIRRVKKMKKEDGHERYHFLTGRNRLDRAQAMTHINEQLGAYSVAIYDNQYGAEKAKALYYRLPLKKSEHICDSLMTEQTLDCSNTIQPAFHSIPKGLERDLRNNYFRAFTGSKLTLSNWATPNLIRYSELLRALMPKHLKHSYFTSGRDEVVDKGLRSIRYHRLEADMVIGFSHQWLGNITAAARSLSHDQGQSKPFKWFDWPHVAHPQIVGAHESLNQIQQILKTTPSNKILAFVVELMGEKSALSFDDEFLQKLDDIRKQTSIPLVFVETTSSLGRSGKTLFLSDSLSVKANMVWWYTGGQLGHVFVDDNYFVEKPLTLISTWDGDEISINRAYHYLLAASERSLRLIQQFSSQLQELFDNEHHRGQGCWHGVKFRNISAHDAQRKAKELSVQCGIGFDDWLMVCARSDFSSAQFEKILVTLKEIIDCDQA; translated from the coding sequence ATGGCTTGTAAACTTGGTCAAGGAAATGTCATAAACGGTTCATTTAAAGAAGGCAGCATAGCATTGGAAAGCAAAAATCCAAGCAGCAATTATGTGCCTGTTTTTCGCACCACAACAGATGTATCTCACGTAAATGAAGCGGTTGAAGCAGCAAAAAATTCCATGAAATCATGGGATTATATAGGTTTGGAAAAACGCATTGAGTATCTCATGCGACTTAAGGAAGTTTTTCAAAAAAATGAAGCTCAAATAGCTCAGGCCATATCAGACGAAATGGGCAAGATCAAAAGTGAGGCATTGACAGAGGCAAAGAGTTTATCTGCTCGCATCGATCTGATGATCAATCATGGTCTTGAGCGTATTCAAGATGAGTCGCTCTATCAACTCCGTTCACAGACGCGTCATCATAAACAGGGAGTTTTAGCTGTAATCGGCCCTTATAATTTTCCTGCACATTTAGTAAATGCTCACGTAATTCCTAGTCTTCTTAGCGGAAACACCGTGGTCATAAAACCTTCGGAAATATGTCCACAAGTGGGAGAGATCTACGCTCAATGTTTCCTACAAGCGCAATTTCCCAAAGGCGTGGTGAACATGGTTCAGGGCGATGGCAGTATTGCTCATAAATTATCCATTCACCCGCACATCGACGGAGTTTTGTTTACCGGCAGCTATAATACCGGACGAAAAATTCAAGAGGCTCTACTCGATCAGCCGCATAAAATTATAGCACTTGAGTTGGGAGGAAAAAACTTTTCAGTCGTGATGGACGATGCCCACATTGAACAAGCGCTGTTTGAAATAATTCAAGGATCTTTTTTGACGACGGGACAACGCTGCACGGCCACCAGCAGAGTTCTTGTGCAACAAAATATTTTCGAACAATTTCGCGCTTTATTGATAGATGTGAGTAAAAAACTCAAGCCCGATACAGAAAATAATCAAGCTATGTTCGGTCCGCTAGCCACAAAGCAAGCGCTCGAAAAATTTCAGCGTGGCCTTATACGCGCAAAAGAAGAAGGTGTAGAAGTCTTATTGGAATCTCAAGTTCTCGAAGGGGGTGCCTTTGTCACACCGTCGATCTATCAGGTATGTGGGGAACATCCAATCGGAGGCTATTTAAGTGAGGAACTTTTTGGTCCCAATATTGCACTTGAATCTTTTCAGAACTTAGATCAAGCTATTGTACGCATCAATCAGAGTCCATATGGGCTTTCTAATTCTCTTTTTAGCATCGACCAATCAAATTTTGAGAAGATGTACAGTGAGACAAAATGTGGAGTTCTCAATTTCAATCGATCTACTAATGGTGCTTATGGGCAGATGCCTTTTGGAGGAGTTAACAAAAGCGGTAATCAACGACCTGCTGGTATCGATGCTGTTCGTTACACAACCTATCCTGTAGCACTTACATCTTTGGCCTATGGTGAAAGTAGTGCTTCTTCTGAGCTTAAAAAATTATTAAATGATTCAGCTCTGTCTCACACGCGTGTAAATATCATTAATACTCGTCATGAAATCGAAAAAATCTTTGAACTTTTTGGCATAAACAGCGAAGCAGCTGCTCAAAATAAATTAATTTATTTAAAAAATTCATTTGCAGACTTTAAAGAATTTTCACATGAATTTTACATAGGTATATCTAAAATTTTTGCCGATGCAGTTGTTATCGATGAAAAATATCTAAAATTTAATTTGAATTTTATAAAAAATGCTGATGATTGTATAAATAATTTAAAAAAATATTTGGAAGAAGTCTGCGCAAAAACAGGTTTAAATATTTCTAAATATAAACCATTAAAAATTGCCATACCTAAGGATATGCAAATTCCTCGTTCCCGAGCAATGCTTGATCGTTTGTACCAAGGAAATTTTGTACCTAAAGAGAAAAAGGCACCAGTCGCAGATCTCTATCGAAGCCGAGGAGCTTATCTTGCCAGTGTGGATGATGAGCCGCTAATTTTATTTGATGCAGCAAGTCAAATTGCAACTATCGGCGCAGGTTTCAATGCCGATACATTACAAAATTCTTACGATCGAGGAGATTTCGATGGTGAACTTGCACAAAACTACGATCTTTCCAATCAGGAAAATGATTTATCGGATGCAGCCTATAATGCTGTGCTGGCAAAAAAACAATTAGAAGATTTTCTTCATCACCAATCTGATCATATTTTCAAGTCAGTATCCTACGGAGCCTCTGGTGCAGAAGCAAATGAAATTTCCTTTGATCTATGTCGACAACATGGGCCTGGAGGAACTCGCATCATAGCTTTTGAAGGTGCATTTCATGGACGTACCATCATGGCCTTGCAAGCCACCTACAATAAAGAAAAGCGTGGACCATTCATGTTTGAAGGTTTCGAGGCGCATTTTGTTCCTTTTCCAAAAATGGACGATATTACTGAGCAACCAAAGGTAAATCTCGATCATCTTAGAGATTTATCTTTAGGAATAATTCCACAGGTTGAAGACTCTGATAGCTTGCTTGATTTGGAAATACATAGTCTTAGGCGAGTGAAGGAAGAGGTCGAGCATGGCAATATTTGTGCCGTCATCGTAGAGCCCATGCAGTGCGAAGGCGGTGATCGCTACGCATCTTATAGGTTTTTTAATTATCTGCGAGCGCTAACCCGTGGTTTAAAAGTTCCTTTGATTTTTGATGAAGTTCAGACTGGTTTTCATTTGGGGCAGAAATTTTTTTGGCATCAACAGTTTGATCTCAAAGATGCTAATGGTAAACGCGATTATCCCGATTGCATCAGCTTAGGAAAAAAAGCTCAGCTTGGTATAGTTATGAGTGTGTGGGATAACCATCGCGATTATAGTCCCCATGTTATTCAACTTAAGCGAGGTCTTTTGCAGGCCAAAGTTATAACTACTTCGATGGCTATTACTACCGAGGCACAAGCAAAGAAAGAATTGAAACGCTTGCAAGAAAATTTTCCAGACTTGGTGCAAAATACGCGCGCATGTGGGTTTGCTTTTGCATTTGATATGCCCACCTCGAAACTCGCAAATGATTTGATAAATCAGCGTTTTGAAAGGGGGTTTATGGCATATATTGCTGGTGAAAAAACTTTGCGTTTTCGGCTCAACATGACCACTGGTGAACAAATTATTAATTCTTTATTTAAAAAATTATTTGTAGCATTAGTAGACATGCAAGAAGGTCATAGTTTTAAAAGAACAGCAGTTCCTATCATCAATGACGAAGATGACCTAGTGCAGCTAGGCGAAGTTGAATTAATTGAACTTACAACTGGTAATTTTGATGACCACATCGATGAGATCCATGCAATAGAAAAAAATACCTACGAAGAAGGTAGAAGAGACAGCATGGATAAGTTGAGGGAGTGGCTAAGCTACGAATCAAGTCTTGGTCTTTTGGTAAAATGCAAGCATGAAGGTCACAGTTTTGTCGGGGGCTACATTATTGGAGGCCCTCTAGAATACGCAAACATCGATGGGCCATTACAAGACTCAATGCGCAATAAAAATAATACATTTTATTCGGCTAATCTTAGTGTGGATCCTCGTGTTAGAGGTCGAGGTTTGGGTAGAATTTTAAAAAATGAGCAGATACGACGTGTCAAAAAAATGAAAAAAGAAGATGGGCATGAGCGCTATCACTTTTTGACAGGAAGAAATCGTTTGGATCGTGCTCAAGCCATGACCCATATCAATGAACAGCTTGGCGCTTATTCTGTGGCAATTTATGACAATCAGTACGGTGCCGAAAAAGCCAAAGCTTTGTATTATCGTTTACCGCTTAAAAAAAGCGAGCATATATGCGATAGCCTAATGACTGAGCAAACTCTTGATTGCAGCAATACTATTCAGCCAGCTTTTCATAGTATTCCCAAAGGATTGGAGCGTGATCTTAGAAATAATTATTTCCGTGCTTTTACAGGATCAAAACTAACGCTCTCAAATTGGGCAACGCCCAATCTAATTCGCTATAGCGAGCTCTTGCGTGCGCTTATGCCAAAACATTTAAAACATAGCTATTTCACTTCGGGACGTGACGAGGTTGTTGATAAGGGACTTAGAAGTATTCGTTATCATAGACTCGAAGCAGATATGGTGATCGGTTTTAGTCATCAATGGTTGGGAAATATCACTGCTGCAGCACGATCGCTTAGTCACGATCAAGGACAGAGCAAACCTTTCAAATGGTTTGATTGGCCACATGTTGCTCATCCGCAAATTGTTGGCGCTCATGAAAGTTTGAATCAAATCCAACAGATTCTAAAAACTACTCCAAGCAATAAGATTTTGGCTTTTGTAGTGGAACTCATGGGAGAAAAATCAGCTTTGAGTTTCGATGATGAATTTTTACAAAAACTTGATGATATTCGCAAACAAACTTCTATTCCTCTCGTTTTTGTTGAAACAACGTCATCATTGGGACGCTCAGGGAAAACTTTATTTTTAAGCGATAGTTTGTCGGTAAAAGCCAATATGGTGTGGTGGTATACTGGTGGGCAACTGGGACATGTATTTGTTGATGATAATTATTTCGTTGAAAAACCTCTTACACTTATTTCAACTTGGGATGGCGATGAGATTTCAATTAATCGTGCATACCATTATTTGTTAGCTGCATCAGAGCGATCACTTAGGCTTATTCAACAATTTTCATCTCAACTTCAGGAATTATTTGATAATGAACATCATCGAGGGCAAGGCTGTTGGCATGGAGTGAAGTTCAGAAATATTTCTGCTCACGATGCGCAAAGAAAAGCCAAAGAGCTTTCTGTCCAATGTGGAATTGGTTTTGATGACTGGTTGATGGTATGCGCAAGAAGTGATTTTTCATCGGCCCAATTTGAAAAAATTCTTGTTACTCTCAAAGAGATAATTGATTGCGACCAAGCTTAG